The following coding sequences are from one Aethina tumida isolate Nest 87 chromosome 2, icAetTumi1.1, whole genome shotgun sequence window:
- the LOC126264500 gene encoding uncharacterized protein LOC126264500 encodes MEVDEDDGTRQIFRSLLKYIKKGNFNKISSTREYFIEHLDERSPRYYITDFWNIRKRVLGNDVLTRECLRNAIQRMTEKDVQVIAKLFEKYNASLVYYFRDKSLLELKYDILKSMLETRSLSSYCFIIQKWFFIMPLLEELGNFLTWDKVIELRAYLLDSDSLYKLLVAILYEN; translated from the coding sequence ATGGAAGTCGACGAAGATGATGGGACCCGTCAAATTTTCAGAAGTCTCCTGAAGTACATTAAAAAAGGCAACTTCAACAAAATTAGCAGTACCAGGGAGTACTTCATCGAGCACTTGGATGAACGTTCCCCCAGATATTACATCACCGACTTTTGGAACATACGGAAGAGAGTTTTGGGGAATGACGTCTTGACAAGAGAGTGTCTGCGCAACGCCATACAGAGGATGACAGAGAAGGATGTGCAAGTTATAGCGAAGCTTTTTGAAAAGTATAACGCCTCTTTGGTGTACTATTTTAGAGACAAAAGTCTGTTGGAATTGAAGTACGACATTTTGAAAAGTATGTTGGAAACGAGGAGTCTGTCTAGttactgttttattatacAGAAGTGGTTCTTTATAATGCCCCTGCTGGAGGAACTTGGAAATTTCCTCACTTGGGATAAAGTAATCGAACTTCGGGCTTATTTATTGGATTCTGATAGCTTGTATAAATTGCTTGTGGCTATActgtatgaaaattaa
- the LOC109605797 gene encoding lysosomal acid glucosylceramidase, producing MKNENTFIILNNVYQGFMNIFYISIYNSLKLITRPSKHCPDKYIGNALVSLTTEPTMLVYWVVLLFGAAFASDCNVLKTKNGSVCVCNSTQCDSFPQLSALNRNQYQIYTTSKEKLGYWKVLKTFENVRRQYKSPHTIRVNRNRRLQTIIGFGGAFTDATGINILAMSGKVQSLLVESLFGATGNAYTLCRFPIGGTDFSLRNYSLNDAPDDTTLNNFSLQQEDFNYRIPFIKQAINLTKQQNLELRLFGTAWTAPIWMKSNHDWTGVGVLLDQYYQTWADYHLKCIEAYDKLGIPVWGLTTGNEPSNGFVQAKFFRLNDMGWTVFSASYWIANNLGPTIRNSTYNKTKIIVFDDNMVVMPFAQQLLQDEGVLKYADGIGVHWYNDDEYPANFLEFVTKPGIFMLNTEACNGFETFFGRDVAVVLGSWERGEKYLANIIMKLRYHGCGWLEWNMVLDLQGGPTMISNFVDASIIVNPKTDEFYKQPMYYILGHFSKFVIPGSIMIEVVTSIKKDIDCVAFLRPDHKIVIIVYNWGTPTNVLIEESGRRIVLNLEAKSLKTVIYNA from the exons ATGAAAAACGAAAACACTTTTATCATCCTTAACAATGTGTATCAAGGATTTatgaacatattttacatatcgatatacaattcattaaaattgataacaaGGCCATCAAAGCATTGCCCCGATAAATATATAGGTAATGCACTCGTAAGCCTCACAACGGAACCCACAATGCTCGTGTACTGGGTGGTACTGCTCTTTGGTGCAGCCTTCGCATCCGACTGTAACGTGTTGAAGACGAAAAACGGCAGTGTTTGTGTGTGTAACTCCACCCAATGTGACTCGTTCCCACAACTCTCAGCCTTGAACAGAAACCAGTACCAAATTTACACCACCAGCAAGGAAAAACTGGGTTACTGGAAGGTGCTGAAAACTTTCGAAAATGTAAGAAGACAATATAAGTCGCCACACACCATAAGAGTGAACAGAAATCGAAGGCTACAAACTATAATTGGTTTTGGAGGAGCCTTCACTGATGCCACAGGTATTAACATTTTGGCCATGTCAGGGAAAGTGCAATCCCTCTTGGTGGAAAGTCTTTTCGGAGCAACTGGCAACGCTTACACACTATGTCGATTTCCCATTGGAGGAACTGATTTTTCACTAAGGAACTACTCATTGAACGACGCCCCCGACGATACCACCTTAAACAACTTCAGCCTACAACAGGAAGACTTTAATTACAGA ATTCCGTTCATCAAACAAGCCATCAACTTAACCAAACAACAAAACTTGGAGCTGCGTTTATTCGGTACCGCCTGGACGGCACCCATTTGGATGAAGTCCAACCACGACTGGACTGGCGTTGGGGTACTGCTCGATCAGTATTACCAGACCTGGGCTGATTACCATTTGAAGTGCATCGAGGCGTACGACAAGCTTGGTATTCCCGTTTGGGGGCTCACCACAGGGAACGAACCCTCCAACGGGTTCGTCCAGGCCAAGTTTTTCCGTTTGAATGACATGGGTTGGACTGTTTTTTCAGCA TCCTATTGGATTGCCAATAACTTGGGGCCCACTATTAGGAACTCAACTTATAATAAgactaaaattattgtatttgatGACAACATGGTTGTAATGCCATTTGCTCAACAG TTATTACAAGACGAaggtgttttaaaatatgcagATGGAATAGGAGTACATTGGTACAATGACGATGAGTACCCAGCCAACTTTTTAGAGTTTGTCACCAAACCAGGAATATTCATGTTAAATACTGAAGCTTGCAATG GTTTTGAAACTTTCTTTGGTAGAGACGTGGCTGTTGTTTTGGGCAGTTGGGAAAGGGGGGAAAAATACCTAGCAAACATTATAATG AAACTCCGATATCATGGTTGTGGGTGGTTAGAATGGAACATGGTCTTAGACTTGCAGGGTGGCCCAACAATGATAAGTAATTTCGTAGATGCTTCCATCATAGTAAATCCTAAAACTGatgaattttacaaacaaCCAATGTATTACATACTTGGACATTTTTCAAAGTTTGTCATCCCCGGATCAATAATGATAGAAGTTGTAACCTCcataaaaaaagatattgaCTGCGTGGCCTTCCTAAGACCCGACCATAAAATTGTCATCATCGTTTACAATTG GGGTACACCGACCAACGTACTCATTGAAGAGTCCGGACGTCGAATCGTATTAAACTTGGAGGCAAAATCATTAAAGACTGTAATTTATAAcgcataa